One Arthrobacter sp. FW306-07-I genomic window carries:
- a CDS encoding TIGR03089 family protein: MTSIPALELTAALRSGNSTAPRLTWYGPDSERVELSGRVLDNWVAKTSNLLQDELDAEPGMRLRLALPAHWKALVWALAGWQLGLETMLDGGQADFLATDNPAGSDGQYDAGVAVALPALAMRWGGDLPAGWLDYAAEVRSHGDVFMPHADPDPSARAVLTSQGRSVLHQDLITGFAVPHTEGARLHVPADAGLEAVLANALGAWQQGGSIVLTHPDVAITDKLMADERIHGS, translated from the coding sequence ATGACATCAATTCCCGCGCTCGAACTCACGGCCGCCCTCCGCTCCGGAAACTCCACGGCACCACGCCTGACCTGGTACGGGCCCGACTCGGAGCGGGTGGAACTGTCGGGCCGGGTCCTGGACAACTGGGTGGCCAAGACGAGCAACCTGCTGCAGGACGAACTGGATGCAGAACCGGGCATGCGGCTCCGGCTCGCACTTCCGGCCCACTGGAAAGCGCTGGTATGGGCACTGGCCGGCTGGCAGCTGGGACTGGAAACAATGCTCGACGGCGGCCAGGCGGACTTCCTTGCCACCGACAATCCCGCCGGTTCTGACGGACAGTACGACGCCGGCGTTGCCGTTGCCCTGCCGGCCCTCGCCATGCGCTGGGGCGGCGACCTTCCTGCCGGTTGGCTGGATTATGCCGCTGAGGTGCGGTCACACGGGGACGTGTTCATGCCCCACGCCGATCCTGACCCGTCGGCCCGCGCCGTGCTGACCAGCCAGGGGCGAAGTGTCCTGCATCAGGACCTGATCACCGGTTTTGCCGTGCCGCATACAGAAGGCGCCAGGCTGCATGTTCCTGCCGATGCCGGACTTGAAGCTGTACTCGCGAATGCGCTGGGAGCATGGCAGCAGGGCGGCTCCATAGTGCTGACCCATCCCGATGTGGCGATCACCGACAAACTGATGGCCGACGAACGCATCCACGGAAGCTAG
- a CDS encoding WhiB family transcriptional regulator, whose protein sequence is MGQAERIQEDAVVAGQATAKYRARGVPSDWYVDPADPDAAERYNRNSTTVLEDQATAFLAAHEALLDGGAEPEDDLDPPMELAAAGTTQPVWIGLPLQQEFDDEGELGWQTDALCAQTDPEAFFPEKGGSTRDAKKVCGACNVRSQCLEYALANDERFGIWGGLSERERRRLRKRAI, encoded by the coding sequence GTGGGGCAAGCAGAGCGTATCCAGGAAGATGCCGTCGTGGCCGGTCAGGCAACGGCAAAGTACCGTGCGCGGGGGGTGCCGAGCGATTGGTACGTGGACCCCGCTGATCCTGATGCTGCGGAGCGGTACAACAGGAACTCCACCACTGTTCTTGAGGACCAGGCAACCGCGTTCCTCGCGGCACACGAAGCCCTCCTCGACGGCGGTGCTGAGCCGGAAGATGACCTGGATCCGCCTATGGAGCTGGCTGCGGCCGGTACCACCCAGCCGGTGTGGATCGGGCTGCCGCTGCAGCAGGAGTTCGACGACGAGGGCGAGCTGGGCTGGCAGACGGATGCTTTGTGCGCGCAGACGGATCCGGAAGCCTTTTTCCCTGAGAAGGGCGGCTCCACCCGCGATGCCAAGAAGGTCTGCGGTGCCTGCAACGTACGGTCGCAGTGCCTGGAGTACGCGCTGGCCAATGACGAACGGTTCGGCATCTGGGGAGGCCTTTCCGAGCGTGAGCGCCGGCGGCTTAGGAAGCGAGCAATCTAA
- a CDS encoding glycosyltransferase family 2 protein — MVAHNGSAYLPRTLAALASQTRPVDRAVGVDTGSGDDSYRLLREALGETEVLSYPRSKGGMGAAVSAALAELVPVHGDGDGGRTEWIWLLHDDAAPAPEALAELLGAVERAPSVTVAGCKQLDWHSPRRLIDVGLSTSRWAERLTLIDADEMDQGQYDGRTDTFAVNSAGMLVRRDVWDQLGGFDPALPGSGDDVDFCWRNRLAGHRVVVVPAARMFHVAHRPHALGNPSAARKAQVHLRLKHSPLWMVPVHGIGAMLGSLFKLVLSIVVKDPGHGISQLLATCAALGRPGAVAKARRTAKRSRRIRRSVIRKLQTPRREVWSHRRSLMEALGSDGSGADHLVQDPLANQPTGDAADDFAALATTKRGWVGNGALAAVIIASVASLLALTGLFRAGAVTGGALLPVSASLGDIWHNASSWWISLGAGLPGRGDPFDYVLWIIGVLGGGDANPAMAWLLLLGAPLSGLTAWFAAGGLTVRRRLRLVAALYWAAAPALQAALNQGRAGALIAHIMLPLVVLGLLRATGSAVGHGRFNAGASTERNSTEQPPAKAGINGLPSWSAAAAAGLALAVTTAAAPSLLIPATVVIVLCGLLLGRRGRTVWWALLPAAALFTPFALSTLDRPRAILADPGLPLGFDAAPLWQQVLGQPLSFDPAAGLQGLAAFAGGGVPWALLLALLIAGPVLVLAIVGLFSARRRARIARCFWIVAVIALAAGWFASHVATGFNAGVLVTPFTGPVVSAVSFALLAAAILGSEQLLSTADRASGTGTRTGRAARAGLALGLVVVLAGPLAGMAAWSAQNILRPAGTAATHATTSLGSTPAAAAAGSGTGGELGTPRLVEASTGRSLPATAVDRGTGPEQTRTLLLSTGEDGTFSASLMRGAGTTLDSLSAIASARNIIGAPGAEEVRGDDDVTAAVRRVVATLVAGQGVDPRPDLEQLGVGFVVLRAADTAAQLTASRMDAVPGLVAVGQTDVGWLWRISPLNQPVLQAAEVAHRVRIVDPRGAATALVASGTDDVNTAVPAGPEGRLVVLAERADPGWSAWLDGRKLTSTTDGWSQAFTLPAAAGQLTVRYENPWSFWAAVAQITVIGLTVILAIPMPARRPRTGFSRDEGSLRKEHQHA, encoded by the coding sequence GTGGTTGCCCACAACGGCAGTGCCTATCTGCCCAGAACCCTTGCAGCTTTGGCGTCCCAAACCCGGCCCGTTGACCGTGCCGTGGGTGTGGACACGGGGTCCGGCGACGACTCCTACCGCCTCCTGCGGGAGGCTTTGGGGGAAACCGAGGTTCTCAGCTACCCGCGGAGCAAAGGCGGCATGGGCGCCGCCGTCTCCGCTGCGCTCGCGGAGCTGGTCCCCGTCCACGGGGACGGCGACGGTGGCAGGACCGAGTGGATCTGGCTGCTGCACGATGATGCCGCGCCCGCGCCCGAAGCCCTTGCCGAACTCCTGGGCGCCGTGGAGCGTGCGCCCTCGGTCACCGTTGCCGGCTGCAAGCAGCTGGACTGGCATTCGCCGCGAAGACTTATCGATGTAGGTCTTTCCACCAGCCGGTGGGCCGAGCGTCTGACCCTGATCGATGCCGATGAAATGGACCAGGGCCAGTACGACGGCCGTACCGATACCTTTGCCGTCAATTCCGCCGGCATGCTGGTGCGCCGGGATGTCTGGGACCAGCTGGGCGGCTTCGATCCCGCCCTGCCCGGCAGCGGAGACGACGTCGACTTCTGCTGGCGGAACCGCCTTGCAGGCCACCGCGTGGTGGTGGTTCCCGCAGCCCGGATGTTCCATGTGGCGCACCGTCCGCATGCCCTTGGAAACCCCTCGGCGGCGCGCAAGGCCCAGGTCCACTTGCGCCTGAAGCACAGCCCGCTCTGGATGGTGCCGGTCCACGGCATCGGTGCAATGCTTGGCAGCCTCTTCAAGCTGGTCCTGAGCATCGTCGTCAAGGACCCTGGCCACGGCATTTCCCAGCTTCTCGCCACGTGCGCCGCGTTGGGCAGGCCGGGCGCCGTGGCCAAGGCACGCCGGACAGCCAAGCGGTCACGGCGCATCCGCCGGTCCGTCATCCGCAAACTCCAGACCCCCCGGCGGGAGGTGTGGAGCCACCGCCGGTCGCTGATGGAGGCGCTGGGATCCGACGGGTCCGGCGCTGACCACCTCGTGCAGGATCCGCTGGCGAACCAGCCCACCGGTGACGCCGCGGACGACTTCGCAGCCCTGGCCACCACCAAACGCGGTTGGGTGGGTAACGGCGCCTTAGCCGCCGTCATCATCGCATCCGTGGCCTCCCTATTGGCGCTCACAGGTTTGTTCCGGGCCGGAGCGGTAACCGGAGGCGCCCTGCTTCCTGTCTCCGCGAGCTTGGGGGACATCTGGCATAACGCCTCCAGTTGGTGGATCAGTTTGGGCGCGGGCCTTCCCGGCCGCGGCGACCCCTTTGACTACGTGCTGTGGATCATCGGAGTCCTGGGCGGAGGGGACGCGAATCCGGCCATGGCCTGGCTGCTCCTGCTCGGTGCCCCGTTGTCCGGCCTCACCGCCTGGTTCGCGGCCGGCGGGCTGACTGTACGCCGCCGGCTCCGCCTCGTGGCTGCGCTCTATTGGGCAGCCGCTCCCGCACTCCAGGCCGCACTCAACCAGGGGCGGGCAGGCGCCCTGATCGCGCACATCATGCTTCCGCTGGTGGTCCTGGGCCTGCTGCGGGCTACGGGCTCCGCGGTGGGCCACGGCCGGTTCAACGCCGGCGCATCAACTGAACGCAACTCCACCGAACAGCCCCCGGCCAAGGCGGGGATCAACGGCCTTCCCTCGTGGTCCGCCGCGGCAGCTGCGGGCCTGGCCCTGGCTGTCACGACCGCGGCCGCCCCCTCGCTGCTGATCCCGGCCACGGTGGTCATCGTGCTCTGCGGCCTGCTATTGGGGCGGCGCGGGCGCACCGTGTGGTGGGCTCTGTTGCCGGCTGCCGCCTTGTTTACCCCTTTTGCCCTGTCCACACTCGACCGGCCGCGTGCCATCCTGGCGGATCCAGGATTGCCGCTGGGATTCGACGCTGCCCCTCTGTGGCAGCAGGTCCTGGGCCAGCCCCTGTCATTCGACCCCGCGGCCGGGCTTCAGGGACTGGCTGCCTTTGCCGGCGGTGGCGTGCCTTGGGCGCTCCTGCTCGCATTGCTCATCGCGGGGCCGGTGCTGGTCCTTGCCATCGTGGGACTCTTCAGTGCACGGCGTCGGGCCCGGATTGCCAGGTGCTTCTGGATCGTGGCTGTTATTGCCCTGGCCGCCGGCTGGTTCGCCAGCCACGTCGCCACCGGCTTCAACGCCGGCGTGCTGGTAACGCCGTTCACCGGACCGGTGGTGTCTGCCGTGTCCTTTGCCCTCCTTGCGGCGGCAATCCTCGGATCCGAGCAACTCCTGTCCACGGCGGACCGGGCGTCGGGCACCGGGACGAGGACTGGAAGGGCAGCGCGCGCAGGGCTGGCGCTGGGCCTTGTGGTGGTGCTGGCCGGACCGCTGGCCGGGATGGCTGCCTGGTCAGCGCAGAACATTTTGCGTCCGGCGGGGACTGCCGCCACCCACGCCACTACATCCCTGGGGAGCACTCCTGCCGCCGCTGCAGCGGGTTCCGGAACCGGGGGAGAGCTGGGCACGCCGCGCCTGGTGGAAGCCTCCACGGGGCGCTCCCTGCCCGCCACCGCCGTCGACCGGGGGACCGGGCCGGAACAAACACGGACACTGCTGCTCAGCACCGGAGAAGACGGAACCTTCAGTGCGTCGCTGATGCGTGGGGCAGGCACCACCCTGGACAGTCTCTCCGCCATCGCCTCTGCACGGAACATCATCGGCGCTCCGGGTGCCGAAGAGGTCCGTGGCGACGACGACGTCACCGCGGCTGTCCGCCGCGTGGTGGCCACCCTAGTTGCGGGGCAGGGCGTGGATCCGCGGCCCGACCTGGAACAGCTCGGGGTTGGATTCGTGGTGCTCCGGGCAGCGGACACGGCAGCCCAGCTCACCGCCAGCCGCATGGACGCCGTTCCCGGCCTTGTGGCCGTAGGACAGACCGACGTTGGCTGGCTCTGGCGCATCAGCCCACTGAACCAGCCGGTCCTCCAGGCTGCTGAAGTGGCCCATCGCGTCCGCATCGTGGATCCGCGTGGCGCGGCCACCGCTTTGGTCGCCTCCGGAACCGATGACGTCAACACGGCCGTCCCTGCGGGGCCGGAAGGCCGGTTGGTGGTACTGGCAGAGCGGGCCGACCCGGGGTGGAGTGCCTGGCTCGATGGCCGGAAGCTGACCTCCACCACCGACGGCTGGTCCCAGGCCTTTACGCTTCCGGCGGCGGCCGGCCAGCTCACCGTCCGCTACGAGAACCCGTGGTCGTTCTGGGCTGCCGTTGCCCAGATCACGGTGATCGGACTGACTGTCATCCTGGCAATCCCCATGCCGGCCCGGCGCCCGCGGACCGGTTTCTCGCGCGACGAGGGCTCCCTGCGTAAGGAACACCAACATGCATGA